Proteins co-encoded in one Brassica rapa cultivar Chiifu-401-42 chromosome A02, CAAS_Brap_v3.01, whole genome shotgun sequence genomic window:
- the LOC103852361 gene encoding uncharacterized protein LOC103852361, with amino-acid sequence MLEDTISNPSMEPLLFSVDPMSLLLSQNNLCEFERGPRYREYATLRESKLRLKREYEKILKEEEERFFRGDKKQTRVGFTRQDEIKVSPEKKKRFGFNCVPANANPRRMSSSSLAQSVPDFSAVIRKENRRPVNSNLLPRRTDLTPPPPSKSRTASGTVSSVRGSISASAGEKKSKGINATVEDLKKISTAAASAINGGGRKSLGGGGGGGRRKSVSGGGGGRTILGYRQT; translated from the coding sequence ATGTTGGAGGATACGATCTCAAACCCTAGTATGGAACCTCTGTTATTCTCCGTCGATCCAATGTCTCTCTTACTTTCTCAAAACAATCTCTGCGAATTCGAGAGAGGACCCAGATACAGAGAATACGCGACACTGCGAGAGTCAAAGCTTCGGCTTAAGCGAGAGTACGAGAAGATACtcaaggaagaggaagagaggtTCTTCCGCGGAGACAAGAAACAAACGAGAGTCGGCTTTACAAGACAAGATGAAATCAAAGTTTcgccggagaagaagaagagatttgGGTTTAACTGTGTTCCGGCGAACGCTAATCCGCGTCGAATGTCGTCGTCTTCGTTGGCTCAATCGGTTCCTGATTTCTCCGCCGTGATCCGCAAGGAAAATCGCCGTCCGGTTAACTCGAACTTGCTCCCGCGGAGGACGGATCTCACTCCGCCGCCGCCGTCTAAGAGCAGAACAGCCTCTGGAACGGTTTCTTCCGTAAGAGGAAGTATATCTGCTAGTGCGGGAGAGAAGAAAAGCAAAGGGATCAATGCCACCGTTGAAGATCTTAAGAAAATTTCCACCGCCGCAGCTTCAGCCATTAATGGCGGTGGAAGGAAGTCACtcggcggcggaggaggaggagggaggaGGAAATCAGTtagcggtggtggtggtggtcggaCTATTCTAGGTTACAGACAAACTTAA
- the LOC117131485 gene encoding uncharacterized protein LOC117131485: MARTKQSAKRTRAMCSTPPPPVQQQTSASYPWPREQEGELIDLDSPLLLDFNCEGWDKGTAARYNALLRVDMLPTRFCHAETLADLGIDEDVFETLHAIGIAPLCYTTHELYPDLVRQMLATATITYEDSDAPSYANCSLSFMADGEYCSLSLDKLNEIYEMATEPKGVAVAKKFSPSNAFWDCIANGNFTAGKVYQSQIRNPALRVIAKIISNLLFAKDLTSKVTNGELQTLYTGIEDEIRASGSGIPIQKVKTNPGFNFMTMICERRQCLMHGSKKKDRSGSLLTPLFKHFRIDLTKYSVNKEVQYLDIRYLMACHIMRDEDTYSFFDKAGTQLFTKLPHPEITRFSVFENIRFLPPPELLCTDPRAAVPDENMDDVEDITPEADPSYDLGELADVTDDHAYRRWMVDSQRKNNSLMRRILHLITGGCIGGSDQRQSTTDRPPRSHRPGKEPMGTGPSSEEVHRSRNRRSLDPAESGESD, from the coding sequence ATGGCAAGAACTAAGCAATCCGCCAAGCGAACGAGAGCCATGTGCAGCACGCCACCCCCGCCAGTGCAGCAACAAACGTCCGCCTCCTACCCATGGCCCCGTGAGCAAGAGGGTGAACTGATTGATCTCGACAGCCCATTGCTCCTGGACTTCAATTGCGAGGGGTGGGATAAAGGGACAGCAGCACGTTACAACGCCCTCCTCCGAGTTGACATGTTACCCACTCGTTTCTGCCACGCGGAAACTTTGGCTGACCTTGGGATCGACGAGGATGTGTTCGAGACGCTGCACGCCATAGGGATTGCTCCTCTGTGCTACACAACGCACGAGCTCTACCCAGACCTTGTTCGCCAGATGCTCGCCACAGCCACGATCACCTACGAGGATTCCGACGCACCCTCCTACGCCAACTGCTCGCTCTCTTTCATGGCAGATGGAGAGTACTGCTCCTTGTCCCTCGACAAGCTCAATGAAATCTATGAGATGGCCACTGAACCGAAGGGGGTAGCGGTGgcgaaaaagttctctccctctAACGCCTTTTGGGACTGCATTGCAAATGGGAACTTCACAGCCGGAAAGGTCTACCAGTCGCAGATTCGGAACCCCGCGCTTCGTGTCATCGCGAAGATCATCTCAAACCTCCTGTTCGCTAAGGATCTGACCTCGAAGGTCACCAACGGGGAGCTGCAAACCCTGTACACTGGTATTGAGGATGAAATTCGCGCCTCTGGATCCGGAATTCCCATTCAAAAGGTTAAGACGAATCCCGGTTTCAACTTCATGACCATGATATGCGAGCGGCGACAGTGCCTTATGCACGGCTCGAAGAAGAAAGACAGGAGCGGCAGCCTGCTCACACCGCTTTTCAAGCATTTCCGCATTGATCTCACCAAATACAGCGTCAACAAGGAGGTCCAGTACCTCGACATCAGGTACCTAATGGCGTGCCACATCATGCGAGATGAAGACACCTACAGCTTTTTCGATAAAGCCGGTACTCAACTATTCACCAAACTGCCTCACCCCGAGATCACCAGGTTCAGTGTGTTTGAGAACATACGGTTTCTTCCTCCCCCCGAGCTCCTTTGCACTGATCCACGTGCTGCGGTCCCTGATGAAAACATGGATGATGTTGAGGACATCACCCCTGAAGCCGACCCATCGTACGACCTCGGAGAGCTCGCCGATGTAACCGATGATCACGCTTACAGACGCTGGATGGTGGACTCGCAGCGAAAGAACAACAGCCTCATGCGGAGGATACTCCACCTCATCACTGGGGGATGCATTGGAGGGAGCGACCAGCGCCAGTCCACGACAGATCGCCCACCAAGATCTCACCGTCCCGGCAAGGAACCCATGGGAACTGGTCCTTCTTCAGAAGAGGTTCATCGCTCGCGCAACAGGCGATCCCTTGACCCAGCCGAGAGCGGCGAGTCCGACTGA
- the LOC103852360 gene encoding uncharacterized protein LOC103852360 codes for MTGELQETVAPCGAITEKRPSRLSGCVGVFFQLFDWNRRFSKKKLFSRKSLLPGKQASKRFGGNDKLLKSKLNLIDDENRGSFPNRGEVVEFKKHEMRPPSLVARLMGLESIPSNHKKKKKSSHLMNQDKDKCLLSDEEDSGLDKSRPEKMQRTITGVCDRRVMVKKFGSDAMQIKNVLTRVRKHHHQHQNLASPVKSPRLQRRNSRLINAAARILEPGKRNLKYNAIAYPSSSRTIRCGSVGKEPAVSPDYNTSVASCKACGSFVDVHGSSSVSEESGKSMVCVSESTPFERSKRSVHWRNQEPSVSVSGKGRGCIDQMERKALHRARFDFNGKHVKDEISMPGDRMFPQSYTLQRSRGSSSPANASNCKEKDFIAISRGSSSREESSNRSGLNTCARKRRLACASSSMSSPVSRRGDGKRSWDCSNETAFSPLKLGSPHRSYSQGCRETKERKRPPCVPNQMGQRRIQVDAGTVGLIQQKLEEITSQEEDALPSKPASLILHELLSSLAREQSSYTLDVNTATRRKGKTEMWSSIGNANSDYTSPGSVLDASFSNESCFSNSFDNVSVPGQMRLPLESVDPDWDVLEDSATLFKNSTSGGNYQTITSLVSHVSNVLRSLSNTGLILTRQRFTNAREVIIHTELLAPHDNYLIGQELFDELMIYAARSDNLLNLPGITGGFLVDAMIEHLEEKNTSCGLKPSSAEASELIQGVLGEVPKWAALARVEMDEVVSSEMEKWMDLETHLFGVGTKIAYEIVMCLVEELAMDLL; via the exons ATGACGGGTGAGTTACAGGAGACGGTGGCGCCGTGTGGGGCCATAACTGAGAAACGGCCAAGCAGACTCAGCGGTTGCGTCGGCGTTTTCTTCCAGCTCTTCGATTGGAATCGACGCTTCTCCAAAAAGAAGCTCTTTTCTCGCAAATCTCTTCTTCCTG gGAAACAAGCTTCTAAGAGGTTTGGTGGGAATGATAAACTGCTAAAATCTAAGCTTAACCTG ATTGATGATGAGAACAGAGGAAGTTTCCCGAACCGAGGTGAAGTTGTGGAGTTTAAAAAGCATGAGATGAGACCTCCTAGCTTGGTAGCACGTTTGATGGGACTTGAATCAATACCATCtaaccacaagaagaagaagaagtcatcACATTTGATGAATCAGGACAAGGATAAATGCCTTTTGTCTGACGAGGAAGATAGTGGTTTGGATAAGTCTAGGCCAGAGAAGATGCAGAGAACAATAACAGGTGTGTGTGATAGGCGTGTTATGGTGAAGAAGTTTGGATCAGACGCCATGCAGATCAAGAACGTTTTGACCCGAGTAAGGAAACATCATCACCAGCATCAGAATCTGGCTTCTCCTGTTAAAAGCCCGAGGCTTCAGAGACGTAACTCTAGGTTGATCAACGCTGCTGCTAGGATTCTTGAACCGGGGAAGAGAAATTTGAAATACAACGCTATTGCTTATCCAAGTTCTTCGAGGACTATACGGTGTGGAAGTGTTGGGAAAGAGCCTGCTGTTTCACCTGATTATAACACTAGTGTTGCTTCTTGTAAAGCCTGTGGTAGCTTTGTTGATGTTCATGGTTCTAGTTCGGTAAGTGAAGAAAGTGGAAAGAGCATGGTTTGTGTTTCTGAATCAACTCCCTTTGAGAGGAGTAAAAGAAGTGTGCATTGGAGAAATCAAGAACCATCTGTGTCTGTTTCTGGTAAAGGCAGAGGCTGTATAGATCAAATGGAGAGGAAGGCTCTTCACCGTGCTCGGTTTGACTTCAATGGGAAGCATGTGAAGGATGAAATATCAATGCCAGGCGACAGAATGTTTCCTCAGTCTTACACCTTACAGAGAAGCAGAGGTTCGTCTTCACCTGCAAATGCATCCAACTGTAAAGAGAAGGACTTTATTGCCATCAGTAGAGGTTCAAGTAGCAGGGAGGAGTCTTCTAATAGATCAGGTCTAAACACTTGTGCACGGAAGAGAAGGCTAGCTTGTGCAAGTAGCTCTATGAGTAGTCCAGTGTCAAGACGAGGAGATGGTAAACGCTCTTGGGATTGTAGTAATGAAACAGCATTTTCACCATTGAAACTTGGTTCTCCTCATAGAAGTTATAGCCAAGGCTGCAGAGagactaaagagagaaaaagaccGCCATGTGTTCCAAATCAGATGGGTCAGAGAAGAATACAAGTTGATGCCGGTACTGTGGGTTTGATTCAGCAGAAGTTGGAAGAAATCACTTCTCAAGAAGAAGATGCATTGCCCAGTAAACCGGCCTCTTTGATCCTCCATGAGTTGCTTTCTTCACTAGCACGCGAGCAGTCTTCTTATACCCTGGACGTTAATACAGCTACTcgg AGGAAAGGCAAAACAGAGATGTGGAGTTCCATTGGTAATGCAAACAGTGATTACACAAGCCCTGGCTCCGTACTTGATGCATCTTTCTCTAACGAGAGTTGCTTTTCAAATAGCTTCGACAATGTCTCAG TTCCAGGACAGATGAGGCTGCCTCTAGAGTCAGTAGACCCCGACTGGGACGTTCTTGAAGACTCCGCGACTTTGTTCAAGAACTCGACAAGTGGTGGTAACTATCAAACAATCACCAGTCTGGTCAGCCATGTCTCCAACGTCCTGCGAAGCTTAAGCAACACAGGTCTCATATTAACGCGGCAGAGATTCACCAACGCAAGAGAAGTCATAATCCACACCGAGCTATTGGCTCCCCACGACAACTACCTCATCGGGCAAGAACTCTTCGACGAACTTATGATCTACGCAGCTCGTTCCGATAATCTCCTTAATCTCCCTGGAATAACCGGAGGGTTCCTTGTTGATGCAATGATCGAACACTTGGAAGAAAAAAACACTTCCTGCGGATTAAAGCCTTCGAGTGCTGAAGCATCAGAGTTGATTCAAGGTGTTCTTGGGGAAGTTCCAAAGTGGGCAGCACTGGCACGTGTTGAGATGGACGAAGTTGTCAGTAGTGAGATGGAGAAATGGATGGATCTTGAAACACATTTGTTTGGAGTTGGAACAAAGATTGCTTATGAGATCGTTATGTGTTTGGTTGAAGAGTTAGCTATGGATCTACTTTAG